The DNA sequence CAGAAGGGAGACTAGAATTGGACTCATGATTCAACCGATTCGTTTCATTCCTCTGCCGATCCATAGCACTTTGATACCGTAACCAAAATTCACATAAAGAGTCTCCTTGTTTATGGAATTGCCCAAAAAAAGAATTTTCACTCTCTGATCTTGATGTAGTCCTCAACAACCCAAACATAGGCTCGTCTCTAAAGAAAGCGGGAATCCACGAAGCCCTTATATCATACATATCTTTTAACCACTTGTTATCCTCCAACTTAAACTCCTTAATAACAGCTTCCCATCCTCTCTCAAATTCTTCTATTTCTATATTTGATGAccatatatatttcttcatcttctccataaAATCTGTCTCTTTGACCAAACGGTTACCAAGCTGAAATAAATATTCACCAAACtattaaacaaaaatcaaattcatACCTCTACTAAATAATACTACCTTAATAATTATACAGCAGCTAACCCtactaaacaaaattaaaacagCAGGTAACCCTTAACAGCAAGCAAGAAAACTAAAACATACCTTGACCGGGAATTTTTCCATAATATGCCACATACACAAACGATGTTTAGAAGCAATCAGTCCATTGGCCGAAGAAAATGATGCAGGGACAGCTATTTTCATAGCTGGACATTGATCAGTAATCACAACCACCGGATTCCTTCCCATAGCCTTTACAAGATGATCAAATGCCCAAGTATAGTGCGCAACATTCTCTTGAGATAAAAGACAACATGCAAACGTCACACATTTGTCATGTTTATCCACACTGGTGAAACGtgcaaatatcatattatacctacaccaaacaaaacacataaataacaCAGCAGTTTGTACCAAAATCACTAAATTAGAATATTTCAATCACAAAAACACACCACATTAACAACTAAAAAATCACAGAGAAATcactaaaaatcatatatttatactaatattttgtttgcattacatataatatctaaattagaACAGAAGGAATACATGTTGAATCATcactatattcaaaaaaatatttcacatATATAAGAAAACTAAAAAGATAACGTGCATATATGTAGAAAGATAAAGTGCAAACTTACTTGTTTGTGTCAAAAGTTGCATCAAACGACATAGCATCACCATATAGTTCAAAATTCCTCCTACCAATTGCGTCCGCCCAAAACAGTTTGATAAGGTGTCCAGCTGAATCAACTTCGTATGCATAGTAAAAACCTTCTGAAGTCTCTGAAATGACCTTGAACTTGTCAATAATCATCTGCCCATCTTTGTCACCAACATAGCTCTTCAAATCCCGATTAAAATTTCGAAAATCACACAATGTCGCGCCAACATTGGAATATCCACCTACTATTTCCTTTACAAGAGTATACGTTTTGCTACAACCTATGTTAGCTTTCGCAGCATCATAGACAACATTCCTTAACCCCACTGTCATTTCCCTACTAGCTCTCAAAAATTGCCGTCCTGTTTCACTAGCTAGAGGATGGTTATGCACATCAATTAAAGACATTACAAAATACTTGTTTGGAAACATGTATTTCATAACCAATCTTGCCTTACAACCACACCTCTTCGACACAGT is a window from the Daucus carota subsp. sativus chromosome 8, DH1 v3.0, whole genome shotgun sequence genome containing:
- the LOC108204048 gene encoding protein FAR1-RELATED SEQUENCE 5-like — protein: MFNITGSICGDSSRISSSSASCDPAYSDYDDSISSYVLSPGGRRYYSPSVGEKQYIPFLNQVHDSLDKAFLFYKNYGRLGGFDVRKGTEKRADDGTITLKHFVCSCEGFVEPNIGRTNGIECRERRTVSKRCGCKARLVMKYMFPNKYFVMSLIDVHNHPLASETGRQFLRASREMTVGLRNVVYDAAKANIGCSKTYTLVKEIVGGYSNVGATLCDFRNFNRDLKSYVGDKDGQMIIDKFKVISETSEGFYYAYEVDSAGHLIKLFWADAIGRRNFELYGDAMSFDATFDTNKYNMIFARFTSVDKHDKCVTFACCLLSQENVAHYTWAFDHLVKAMGRNPVVVITDQCPAMKIAVPASFSSANGLIASKHRLCMWHIMEKFPVKLGNRLVKETDFMEKMKKYIWSSNIEIEEFERGWEAVIKEFKLEDNKWLKDMYDIRASWIPAFFRDEPMFGLLRTTSRSESENSFFGQFHKQGDSLCEFWLRYQSAMDRQRNETNRLNHESNSSLPSAVSRWFIENDAADLFILAIFYKVQEEIIASCLDMQIKRMSEERDGVTYMEIRDVKVPDKIFKVSIGVTKFPQTLVLNRWTKLADSGTSSMSLAVSNSFSKMEEVSLKLTNIWFDFRQAVNKAGMELDKLDQVHSTVMQLSSELDKNCSNLTKKDHMAAMIGEQPSGDITILAPNICKNKGNYFKRLISEREKAVTKAKKRVRKCKECGATTHDSRTCDKKKKKTRIEESGA